The genomic window GTAAGGCATGCCGTTGCGGACGGCCTCGTTGACTTTAATGACGGCCACGGCGCTTTCGTAGGCCATCTCGGCCGGGCAGTTCAGCTTGCCTCCGCCCCGCACGGCGTCGAAGAAGTTTTCGAGATGCGGCTGGTGGGCGGGCTTGGCCAGATCCACCGGCAGGGGCCAGCGGCCGGCCTCGGCGGTGACCCGGACGTCGACGAAGACGTTCTTGGTCTCGACCTTCTGTAGGGGCGCCGCTTCGGACAGCAGCAGCCCGTCCTTGACCAGCGAGTCCCACTCGGGGGCATGGGCCTCGCGCATGGCCCAGTTGCCGCGCTGGGCGACCTCGGAGATCTGCATGGCACCGTCGTCGCCCATGAAGACTTCGTAGAAGCCGCCGTTCTTGGTCGTCGTCTGGACCTGATACATGGCCCGGGCCGTGCCCTCCGCGGTCGGGTATTCAAAGATGGCCATGACGTTGTCGTACCATTCGCGGTTCTTGTAATAATCGACGCCGCCCGAAGCCAGGACCGAGCTGGGGTTGGACCCGAAGACCCAAGAGAAGAGATCGATCTGGTGCGAGCCGAGATCGACGATGGGGCCGCCGCCGAAGCGCTTGTACCAGCGCCAGTTGCGGAACTCCTCCATATTGGAGTAGCCGTAGGCCTGGAGCTTGGCCGTGTCGATCGGGTAGGTCTTGGGCCAGCCGAGCATGTCGGCCTTGGACCGGTTCCACTGGGCATAAGCCAGGTTGACCCGGCCCAGGACCTTGCGCTCGCGCATGACCTTGTCGATGGCGTGGATGTAGCGGGGGTTGGAGCGGCGCTGGTGGCCGATCTGGAGGAACCGGCCGGTGCGGCGGGCGGTCTCGACCATGGTCCGGGCCCTCTCCAGCGTGTTGGACATTTCTTTTTCGCAGTAGACGTGAAGGCCCGCATTCATGCAGGCGTTGGCGTGCTCGGCGTGCATCCAATCGGGGGTGGCCACGACGGCCGCCGTCAGTCCCTTCTCCTTGGCCAGCAGCTCGCGGTAGTCCTCGTAGACGACCGGGTCCTGCTTGTACTTGCGCAGGTAACCGCGGGCGTATTGCTGGCTGTAAGACCAGATGTCGCAGATGGCGACGATCCGGATGCCCGGGATGCGGAGGCACGATTCCATCAGCACCCGCCCCTGCTCGCCCGCCCCGATCAAAGCGATGCGCAGGTCGTCGGGCTTGGGAGCCGGCTTGGCCGGCGTGGCCTGTGCGGGGGCGTCCTGGCGAGCCAGCCCGGCCCCGGATACGGCAGCTCCGAGCCCGGCCGCAGCGGATGATTTCAAGAATGTGCGACGTGAGAGGGGAGCCTCTTTTTTGGAATCGTTAGGTATCATGATCTGCTGTCC from Candidatus Aminicenantes bacterium includes these protein-coding regions:
- a CDS encoding Gfo/Idh/MocA family oxidoreductase, whose product is MIPNDSKKEAPLSRRTFLKSSAAAGLGAAVSGAGLARQDAPAQATPAKPAPKPDDLRIALIGAGEQGRVLMESCLRIPGIRIVAICDIWSYSQQYARGYLRKYKQDPVVYEDYRELLAKEKGLTAAVVATPDWMHAEHANACMNAGLHVYCEKEMSNTLERARTMVETARRTGRFLQIGHQRRSNPRYIHAIDKVMRERKVLGRVNLAYAQWNRSKADMLGWPKTYPIDTAKLQAYGYSNMEEFRNWRWYKRFGGGPIVDLGSHQIDLFSWVFGSNPSSVLASGGVDYYKNREWYDNVMAIFEYPTAEGTARAMYQVQTTTKNGGFYEVFMGDDGAMQISEVAQRGNWAMREAHAPEWDSLVKDGLLLSEAAPLQKVETKNVFVDVRVTAEAGRWPLPVDLAKPAHQPHLENFFDAVRGGGKLNCPAEMAYESAVAVIKVNEAVRNGMPYRFTPAMFKA